A window of Infirmifilum lucidum contains these coding sequences:
- a CDS encoding cytochrome c biogenesis CcdA family protein, producing MTAPKTRGLLVLLFALLSLHLLVAGSSPWTASTLSFDGFRVIATAVNQNGTLIAVAYGDSVYYRRFVDVYTLNLTVLYRLQPSNFSDVALAFLDNSTLIVTEYVMGSVIPYSYVHLIDLRGGVHLRSPKIPGTDLTGLKKAIATGSYIYLLTEKYLVGFTRDLNQRTYLKTFRNTGLQVVPLDGKVLALSIETLCHICLEQNEKVITLITPGGEKNYTLYHVLSLVNLPSGNIGIVYDNLIVEEVTLSEAGITAITKLQLPILLGATSEPDYKLLYGLSVNDLEMKLAVYNLANRILRSFTLPLPYAKGDKVGVRVYDSGTFAVWNGKTVVLGNLSGVMYTLDAGFAVRDVYYSNNRAFIVGSDRVLVFQRAPLDENYTLVLDVVSEDGEKVDNFTLKINGETIGVFSGSLNLTLKGGVYNITVTTPNYVAVTFPLNLTSNTRKIVTLHRVRYPLIVHASTTGGDPAEIVVYRGNVSLARGVGYLEVRLLPGNYTVVASYGNVTLSRTLSLSGREEITVVLNATASQQKPSSPRPPAPTGENSTLTVVVYGEETCPECRRTRELLGRIVGQVYFRDIANQTFLQEYDYLYQMAFSGYPRIVPLTLVFKGKLLHAVVAGSLAEPDWRRILGLKTNGSTLVVTSQGEWMYRSLNSTEAYLVAVRGFAPASPVYAQKPSAILPLVVALAAADSINPCTFMVFAALVIAIMGFAGRRKATVASAAFISAVYICYFLLGLGLIKFISFFNWLRYIIAAAVIAAGAYSLAQSSILWREGCRDTSNSLGGAPSLMARLYSLSASIFQRINEVSRSLLSKAQKGSVVTAFLAGVVVSFTLLPCSSGPYLVAAYMLAGEDTIVSLLLLMLYNAVFVLPLVLIAAGVIVGGRILLMVDVATIRINALRRWTELALGLLLILLGVYIILHH from the coding sequence ATGACGGCGCCCAAGACCCGTGGCCTCCTCGTGCTCCTGTTCGCCCTGCTCTCACTGCACCTGCTAGTCGCTGGCTCCTCGCCATGGACTGCCTCTACTCTGTCATTTGATGGGTTCAGGGTGATTGCAACTGCAGTAAACCAGAACGGCACCCTTATAGCTGTAGCCTATGGGGACAGCGTATATTACAGGCGCTTTGTAGACGTGTACACGCTGAACCTCACGGTACTCTACAGGCTACAACCGAGTAATTTCAGCGACGTGGCCCTGGCATTCCTCGATAACTCAACGCTTATCGTGACAGAGTATGTTATGGGCTCTGTTATCCCTTATTCCTACGTTCACTTGATTGACCTCAGGGGAGGAGTACACCTTAGGTCGCCGAAAATACCTGGGACAGACTTAACTGGCCTTAAGAAAGCAATTGCAACAGGTTCATACATATACTTACTGACAGAGAAGTACCTCGTGGGTTTCACGCGAGATCTAAACCAGAGAACATACCTCAAGACATTCCGGAACACTGGCTTACAAGTAGTACCGCTCGACGGCAAAGTTCTAGCTTTGTCTATAGAGACACTCTGCCATATATGCCTTGAGCAGAACGAGAAGGTCATTACTCTGATCACGCCAGGAGGCGAAAAGAACTATACTCTCTACCATGTCCTATCACTGGTAAACCTCCCTAGCGGCAACATAGGCATAGTATACGATAACCTTATCGTCGAAGAAGTCACCCTCTCCGAGGCTGGAATAACGGCCATTACTAAGCTACAGCTCCCCATACTACTAGGAGCTACGTCCGAGCCGGACTACAAACTCCTTTACGGTTTATCAGTCAACGACCTTGAGATGAAGCTCGCAGTCTATAACCTCGCAAACAGGATCCTGAGGAGCTTCACCCTACCTCTACCCTACGCGAAGGGCGACAAGGTCGGGGTGAGAGTGTATGACAGCGGAACGTTTGCGGTGTGGAACGGAAAAACTGTCGTCTTGGGCAATTTAAGCGGGGTGATGTACACCCTGGATGCCGGCTTTGCTGTCAGAGACGTCTACTACAGCAACAACAGGGCGTTTATTGTGGGTAGCGACCGCGTACTCGTCTTCCAGAGGGCGCCCTTGGACGAAAATTACACCCTTGTGCTCGACGTAGTCTCAGAGGACGGGGAGAAAGTAGACAACTTCACCCTGAAGATTAACGGTGAGACTATAGGAGTCTTCTCGGGATCGCTTAACTTGACGCTAAAGGGAGGCGTTTACAACATTACAGTCACGACCCCGAACTACGTAGCCGTGACCTTCCCCCTCAACCTCACCAGCAACACTAGAAAGATCGTCACTCTACACCGGGTAAGGTACCCTCTCATCGTCCACGCCTCGACGACTGGAGGAGATCCAGCTGAAATCGTAGTATACCGGGGTAACGTGAGCCTAGCCCGCGGAGTGGGGTACCTCGAGGTACGCCTCCTACCGGGAAACTACACTGTAGTCGCTTCCTACGGTAACGTGACGCTGAGTAGGACGCTGAGCCTTAGTGGGAGGGAGGAGATAACTGTTGTGCTGAACGCTACGGCGTCGCAGCAAAAACCCAGTAGTCCTAGGCCTCCTGCCCCTACAGGGGAGAACAGCACTCTCACGGTAGTCGTGTATGGTGAGGAAACGTGTCCGGAGTGTAGACGTACGAGAGAACTGCTCGGAAGAATAGTCGGGCAAGTCTATTTCAGGGACATTGCTAACCAGACATTCCTCCAGGAGTACGACTACCTGTATCAAATGGCATTCTCAGGATACCCGCGGATCGTCCCCCTAACTCTCGTCTTCAAGGGAAAGCTCCTCCACGCAGTTGTAGCAGGCTCCCTTGCCGAGCCGGACTGGCGTAGAATCCTGGGCTTGAAAACAAACGGTTCCACCCTGGTAGTGACAAGCCAGGGCGAGTGGATGTACCGTTCTCTCAACTCGACAGAGGCCTACCTTGTCGCAGTGAGGGGGTTCGCCCCAGCAAGTCCGGTCTATGCCCAGAAGCCCTCTGCGATCCTGCCTTTAGTCGTGGCACTAGCGGCTGCTGACTCGATTAACCCTTGCACATTCATGGTCTTTGCTGCGCTAGTGATAGCGATTATGGGGTTCGCTGGGAGGAGGAAAGCTACTGTGGCCTCCGCCGCTTTTATCTCGGCAGTGTACATCTGCTACTTCTTGCTGGGCTTAGGCCTGATAAAGTTCATATCGTTCTTCAACTGGCTCAGGTACATTATTGCCGCGGCAGTAATAGCTGCAGGCGCATACTCGCTAGCCCAGTCGAGCATACTGTGGAGGGAAGGGTGCAGAGACACTTCCAATAGCCTAGGGGGAGCACCCTCCCTTATGGCCAGGCTCTACAGTCTCTCCGCATCTATTTTCCAAAGGATTAATGAGGTTTCGCGTTCTCTTCTATCCAAGGCGCAGAAAGGTAGCGTTGTTACAGCATTTCTGGCCGGAGTCGTAGTTAGTTTCACATTGCTGCCCTGTAGCAGTGGCCCCTACCTGGTGGCAGCGTATATGCTTGCTGGAGAAGATACTATAGTGTCGCTTCTACTCCTAATGCTCTACAATGCAGTCTTCGTTCTACCCCTAGTCCTGATAGCCGCCGGCGTAATTGTCGGCGGGAGAATCCTCCTAATGGTAGACGTCGCCACTATCCGGATCAACGCTTTGCGAAGATGGACCGAGCTCGCGCTTGGCCTATTACTAATCCTCCTCGGGGTGTACATTATCCTCCACCACTAG
- a CDS encoding type II secretion system F family protein: MPYLQLDSRRLFLLFSLGLALASIPVLLVLTGLRGELLSSLKVVGGALVIVTSTRVNVLLLASIVLLFLPYAVVDSLNRLYVARITQVLPHFFKSLAEAVRSGLTFHGALRSVTETMPGSLSAEVKRALVHVELGEPLGQALRRIPERIRDANVEKAVTILITANESGGRVIDVLESAAEIFAALRSYDEEKSTTINPHVITVYASTIIYLVLALTILYVFVIPLGAIQRTGGFFGALDPRLYETIMLYSGAMTAFSGGLIAGKLKHGRASAGLIHSALQLSIVSAGFLLAEAYLTPLTLMKP, translated from the coding sequence ATGCCCTACCTGCAACTAGACTCCAGGCGGCTGTTTCTCCTCTTCTCCCTCGGACTCGCGCTGGCCTCAATACCGGTGCTCCTCGTCCTCACGGGACTACGTGGCGAGCTGCTCTCAAGCCTGAAGGTAGTTGGAGGGGCTCTGGTGATAGTTACCTCTACGCGGGTCAACGTCTTACTACTTGCGTCTATAGTCCTGCTGTTCCTTCCCTACGCCGTGGTCGACTCTCTCAACAGACTATACGTTGCAAGGATAACGCAGGTGCTCCCGCACTTCTTCAAGTCTCTCGCAGAGGCTGTGAGGTCAGGGTTAACGTTCCACGGAGCACTACGCTCGGTGACGGAGACAATGCCAGGATCCCTCAGCGCCGAGGTAAAGAGGGCTCTTGTACACGTAGAATTGGGAGAGCCCCTAGGCCAGGCGCTAAGAAGGATCCCCGAGAGGATCAGGGATGCGAACGTGGAGAAAGCAGTCACCATCCTCATAACTGCAAACGAGAGCGGCGGCAGGGTAATAGACGTGCTGGAGTCAGCGGCGGAGATATTTGCGGCTCTTAGGAGTTACGACGAGGAGAAGTCCACGACAATTAATCCCCACGTCATAACGGTCTATGCCTCGACGATAATTTACCTAGTCCTGGCGCTGACGATTCTCTATGTCTTCGTCATTCCTTTGGGCGCGATCCAGAGAACGGGAGGCTTTTTCGGCGCGCTAGACCCCCGGCTGTACGAGACGATCATGCTGTACTCTGGAGCAATGACAGCCTTCTCCGGGGGATTAATCGCGGGGAAGCTGAAACACGGTAGAGCCTCGGCAGGTTTGATCCACTCCGCGCTACAGCTCTCCATAGTGTCTGCGGGTTTCCTCCTTGCAGAGGCTTATCTCACCCCCCTCACACTAATGAAGCCATAG
- a CDS encoding type II secretion system F family protein — protein MIESLTARFLQLAEPFRQYYERAGFNDPFETYILNVARALVLLLITSAVVLTLIHVSLFNMNPLLALPASLLLTFATTAIFTGLALYYPVYRTYSRRVSIEKDLPFTVAYMASLASSGMGLERLLERVAVYETNRELRRELFLTLRDIKALGLDTLTALARLASRSPSALLSSFILALREAYATSGDLKSVLMHYAKLMLDEKTQRLRSLVNTLSMLAEVYTTMMVAAPLMFITMLIVMNVLGGGVLGLSPDILILVLTFIVIPFSALGIYIAIDGLMSRV, from the coding sequence GTGATCGAATCGCTCACGGCTAGATTCCTGCAACTCGCTGAGCCTTTTAGGCAGTACTACGAGAGGGCAGGCTTCAACGACCCATTCGAAACGTATATTCTCAACGTTGCGAGAGCGCTCGTGCTCTTGCTAATTACTTCTGCCGTAGTCCTCACGCTTATCCACGTTTCTCTCTTCAATATGAACCCTCTCCTAGCGCTGCCCGCATCCCTCCTCCTCACTTTTGCTACCACCGCCATATTCACAGGGCTCGCCCTATACTACCCGGTCTATAGAACCTACTCCCGCCGCGTAAGCATCGAGAAGGACTTGCCGTTCACCGTGGCGTACATGGCCTCTCTTGCCTCCTCCGGTATGGGGTTGGAGAGACTACTAGAGAGAGTTGCTGTCTACGAGACAAATAGGGAGTTGCGCAGAGAGCTCTTCCTAACGCTAAGAGACATCAAGGCTCTTGGCCTTGACACTCTAACTGCTCTGGCTAGGCTGGCGTCCCGCTCGCCAAGTGCGCTCTTGTCGTCGTTCATCCTAGCACTTAGGGAGGCATACGCTACTAGCGGCGATTTAAAGAGCGTTCTTATGCACTACGCTAAGCTGATGCTAGACGAGAAGACTCAAAGATTGCGTAGTCTCGTGAACACTCTCTCTATGCTAGCAGAAGTGTATACCACGATGATGGTCGCCGCACCACTCATGTTCATAACAATGCTGATAGTTATGAATGTACTCGGCGGAGGTGTCCTCGGGCTTTCACCCGACATATTGATCCTCGTCCTGACATTTATTGTCATCCCGTTCTCCGCTCTAGGAATCTACATCGCCATAGACGGCCTGATGTCGAGGGTTTGA
- a CDS encoding type II/IV secretion system ATPase subunit: protein MEIQRNARVDGGEVLLEFYEISPPFAYALIVRRRDGGIEYRLLEPPLTLEDIRVLERVKRILLLSSTERLDRALQRLTSEPEAFLEEEVRRVIKRYKIEAPGESLEKYLYYIKRDTIGYGRIDALLKDKEIEDISCDGLGAPVYVWHRRYESIPTNIVFSDPEELTSLILKLTYRAGKQVSIAQPIVEGALPMGYRLHVTLDEVSRRGGTFTIRKFREIPFSLIDLVNMGTISPQLAAYLWYLIENNRSVMIVGATASGKTTTLNAVATFIRPEAKVVTIEDTPELRLPHENWVPLVTRPSYEEWVRNVDLFDLLKSAMRMRPDYVIIGEVRGEEAFTLFQAIATGHAGMCTLHAENVDYAVKRLVSPPMNVPLFLIPMMNVVILVRRLKIGEKVVRRVVSVQELLDVDEARNTVATREVFRINPVLDRAEWVSESEHLKRIAEEKFTTLGEIQKELERRVSVIEYMAKAGITSYERISQVIRDYYKNPEQTLHLLMSGYYVRAREA, encoded by the coding sequence ATGGAGATACAACGTAATGCCAGGGTAGACGGGGGAGAGGTTCTCCTCGAATTCTACGAGATATCTCCACCGTTTGCGTATGCCCTAATAGTTAGGAGGCGCGACGGGGGTATCGAGTACCGCCTGCTAGAACCACCTCTCACCCTCGAGGATATCAGGGTTCTTGAAAGAGTCAAGAGGATCCTCTTGCTCTCATCTACGGAGCGGCTTGACAGGGCCCTCCAAAGACTGACATCCGAACCAGAGGCTTTTCTCGAAGAAGAAGTTAGGCGCGTTATCAAGCGGTACAAGATAGAGGCTCCGGGCGAGTCTCTCGAGAAATACCTGTACTACATAAAACGAGACACCATAGGGTATGGCCGCATAGACGCGCTCCTAAAGGACAAGGAAATCGAGGACATTTCGTGCGACGGGCTTGGGGCGCCTGTGTACGTCTGGCACCGGCGGTACGAGTCTATACCCACGAACATAGTTTTCAGCGATCCCGAGGAGCTTACGAGCCTGATACTGAAGCTCACTTATAGGGCTGGCAAGCAAGTCTCTATAGCCCAACCGATAGTCGAGGGAGCACTTCCCATGGGATACCGGCTCCACGTAACTCTGGACGAGGTCTCGAGGCGGGGCGGAACTTTCACGATCAGGAAGTTCAGGGAGATCCCCTTTTCCCTTATAGACCTGGTGAACATGGGGACTATTTCGCCGCAGCTAGCGGCATACCTCTGGTACCTCATCGAGAATAATAGAAGCGTGATGATTGTTGGTGCAACAGCAAGCGGGAAGACCACGACCCTGAACGCCGTCGCTACATTCATTCGCCCCGAAGCAAAAGTCGTGACCATCGAGGACACACCCGAGCTACGCTTACCGCACGAGAACTGGGTTCCGCTGGTTACAAGGCCTAGCTACGAAGAGTGGGTTAGGAACGTAGACCTCTTCGATCTACTCAAGAGTGCAATGAGGATGAGGCCAGACTACGTAATAATCGGCGAGGTGAGGGGTGAAGAAGCCTTCACGCTATTCCAGGCAATAGCAACAGGCCACGCCGGCATGTGCACCCTGCACGCCGAAAACGTAGACTATGCCGTGAAGAGACTAGTCTCTCCACCGATGAACGTGCCGCTCTTCCTAATTCCCATGATGAATGTCGTCATCCTAGTGAGGAGACTTAAGATAGGCGAGAAGGTGGTTAGACGCGTCGTGAGCGTTCAGGAGTTGCTGGATGTTGATGAAGCAAGGAACACCGTCGCCACGCGCGAAGTCTTTAGGATAAACCCAGTGCTCGACAGAGCCGAGTGGGTCTCGGAGAGCGAGCACCTAAAGAGGATAGCAGAGGAGAAGTTCACCACTCTCGGCGAGATCCAGAAGGAGCTAGAGAGGAGAGTCTCCGTCATCGAGTACATGGCTAAGGCAGGTATAACGTCTTATGAGAGAATAAGCCAGGTTATAAGAGACTACTACAAGAACCCCGAGCAGACGCTCCACCTGCTGATGAGCGGCTACTATGTGCGAGCGAGAGAGGCATGA
- a CDS encoding TackOD1 domain-containing metal-binding protein: MAGTGSLRHDEMVYLKSLANALQELVVSLFEEGVSEILVNPGEDDPYSKIAGRYGISREALLEEAVKRGFLKPVVADRLVFCPKCGNTSFKARYACPSCGSRDVEKNTLFSHVMCGYIGVLESAPKDARGNTLCPKCSRPLGTQDKDWVKIGVTYRCKGCGLTFSVPSTLLECTSCGNVFDHREATYKEIYRYSVDRSILANAYGQVLSKRVAEAIASKGYKVHFNAEIITLSGLKKKVPMLAEKGSEKFVVETVFPREDDAVKAREEVLNAYGRTLDSNEKHLIVAVKAPAELSRKPEHVETIRGDSLEDAIRKLREKLK, encoded by the coding sequence ATGGCGGGTACTGGGTCATTACGGCACGACGAAATGGTGTATCTCAAGTCCCTCGCAAACGCCCTGCAGGAGCTCGTAGTGAGTCTTTTCGAGGAGGGGGTTAGCGAGATACTTGTAAACCCTGGTGAGGATGACCCATACTCTAAGATAGCCGGGAGGTACGGGATCTCCAGGGAGGCGCTCCTAGAAGAGGCTGTGAAAAGAGGTTTTCTCAAGCCAGTTGTCGCCGACAGGCTGGTTTTCTGCCCGAAGTGCGGTAACACCAGCTTCAAGGCCCGCTATGCCTGCCCGAGCTGCGGATCTCGTGACGTCGAAAAGAACACTTTATTCAGCCACGTCATGTGCGGGTACATAGGAGTACTAGAGTCGGCCCCAAAAGACGCCCGGGGGAACACCTTGTGCCCTAAGTGTTCCCGGCCGCTCGGCACTCAGGACAAGGACTGGGTTAAGATAGGGGTAACGTACAGGTGCAAGGGTTGTGGCCTCACGTTCAGTGTCCCGTCGACCCTCCTCGAGTGCACTTCATGCGGCAATGTTTTTGACCATAGGGAGGCTACTTACAAGGAGATATACAGGTATTCTGTTGACAGGAGCATTTTAGCTAATGCGTATGGCCAGGTTCTCTCCAAGAGGGTAGCTGAGGCCATTGCCTCTAAGGGCTACAAGGTGCACTTCAACGCAGAAATTATAACGCTGAGCGGCTTGAAGAAGAAAGTTCCAATGCTGGCCGAAAAGGGCTCGGAGAAGTTCGTCGTTGAGACTGTTTTCCCGCGCGAAGACGATGCTGTAAAAGCCCGAGAAGAAGTTTTGAATGCTTACGGCAGGACGCTAGACTCGAACGAGAAACACCTAATAGTAGCCGTGAAAGCACCGGCAGAGCTTTCTCGTAAACCTGAACACGTCGAAACTATCAGAGGAGATAGCCTCGAAGATGCTATCCGGAAGTTAAGGGAGAAGCTCAAATGA
- a CDS encoding phosphotransferase → MKTIFLSGKRWMRTREPVSVLISSAEACNGVTIVKFKAGDTEYVVPVEKCSCPSKHTMEIDGEVFCEAEYCPDFLQRLSSCSSIKLRKHASVQALRLEGVLAEDATNPHLIVSAESGEKFVLKGYRLSSRWNPEPAFLEHLSNTGISPGLILSYSLDEQVLGILTEYIEGGTDPGSILYESMVSTLQGDYRVPESELGGVAATIAAFHNRMLECKEDWCRPRYAERTDIDRWLGRTAFYRLKLEKLGWNIGKAWAYLSQPVEEGFSRSLGQRILRTHGDLHFSQMLMKSNNFYILDFEGEPGRPAEFQRDLEPAIRDVATMLRGLSYIVFFAIANTLKLSQEEAFNYVLSGDSRVRLASDWAQEVSDVLLEAYLRRINREIVPASSPEEAYRLVLPWFVERALYEAYYEASYRADNIYAALATLYKTIPPLNL, encoded by the coding sequence ATGAAGACAATTTTCCTCAGTGGCAAGAGGTGGATGCGCACACGGGAGCCCGTAAGTGTTCTCATCTCTTCCGCAGAGGCCTGTAACGGAGTTACTATAGTGAAATTCAAGGCCGGAGATACGGAATATGTTGTACCCGTCGAAAAGTGCTCATGCCCTTCAAAGCACACCATGGAGATAGACGGCGAGGTCTTCTGCGAGGCCGAGTACTGTCCAGACTTCCTTCAAAGGCTCTCCTCGTGTAGTTCTATCAAGCTCAGAAAACACGCGTCAGTACAAGCACTAAGACTGGAGGGCGTGCTTGCAGAAGACGCGACTAACCCCCATCTCATCGTCTCTGCAGAGAGCGGGGAAAAGTTTGTCTTGAAGGGCTACAGGCTTAGCTCGCGGTGGAACCCCGAGCCTGCATTCCTGGAGCACTTGAGCAATACGGGTATCTCTCCGGGGCTGATCCTGTCTTACTCCCTGGATGAGCAGGTTCTCGGGATACTCACAGAGTACATCGAGGGCGGCACTGACCCCGGCTCAATACTCTATGAGAGCATGGTATCTACTCTTCAGGGGGACTACCGAGTGCCGGAGAGCGAGCTCGGTGGCGTTGCGGCAACGATCGCAGCTTTCCACAACAGGATGCTCGAGTGTAAGGAAGACTGGTGTAGGCCTCGCTATGCCGAGCGCACAGATATAGACAGGTGGCTGGGAAGGACAGCCTTCTACCGCTTAAAACTCGAGAAGCTTGGATGGAATATAGGTAAGGCCTGGGCGTACTTGAGCCAGCCTGTAGAGGAAGGTTTTTCCAGGTCGCTCGGGCAGAGGATTTTACGCACACATGGAGACCTGCACTTCTCACAAATGCTAATGAAGTCGAACAACTTCTATATTTTGGACTTCGAGGGGGAGCCCGGGAGGCCTGCAGAGTTCCAGAGAGATCTTGAGCCGGCGATCCGCGATGTTGCCACCATGCTTAGAGGGCTGTCCTATATAGTCTTCTTTGCAATAGCGAACACTCTGAAACTAAGCCAGGAGGAGGCGTTCAACTACGTCTTGAGCGGCGACAGCCGTGTAAGACTCGCAAGCGACTGGGCGCAGGAAGTGAGCGACGTACTACTTGAGGCGTACTTGAGGCGTATTAACAGGGAGATAGTGCCAGCATCCTCGCCAGAGGAGGCTTATCGCTTGGTCTTGCCGTGGTTCGTGGAGAGAGCCCTATACGAGGCGTATTATGAGGCCAGCTACCGGGCCGACAACATATATGCCGCGCTCGCAACACTCTATAAAACAATCCCACCTCTTAATTTATAA
- a CDS encoding KaiC domain-containing protein, with amino-acid sequence MSVIEKVKTGIPGFDDLLYGGIPKRNIVLLSGGPGTGKTIFSQQYLYYGLANGETGVLVALEEHPVQIRRNMASFGWDVRRFEEEGKFAIVDAFTGGVGEAAKRERYVVKSVDDVGELIDVVRQAIRDVKADRVVIDSVSTLYLTRPAMARSVLMQLKRVLSGLGATSLFVSQVSVTERGFGGPGVEHAVDGIVRLDLDEIDGELVRSLIIWKMRGTKHDMRRRPFEITDKGVVVYSNKIVKLREPAYRIEEGGSYE; translated from the coding sequence GTGAGCGTCATAGAGAAGGTAAAAACGGGTATTCCGGGATTCGATGACCTCCTCTACGGAGGGATACCCAAGAGGAATATCGTACTACTCTCCGGGGGGCCGGGTACAGGCAAGACGATATTCTCCCAGCAGTACCTGTACTATGGGCTGGCTAACGGCGAGACAGGAGTTCTCGTGGCTCTCGAGGAGCACCCAGTTCAGATAAGGAGGAATATGGCCTCGTTCGGCTGGGACGTTCGCAGATTCGAGGAGGAGGGTAAGTTTGCAATTGTAGACGCCTTTACAGGCGGTGTAGGAGAAGCGGCTAAGAGGGAGCGTTACGTCGTTAAGAGCGTGGACGATGTCGGGGAACTGATAGATGTTGTTAGACAGGCAATTAGAGACGTTAAAGCTGATAGGGTTGTGATAGACTCTGTCTCCACACTCTACCTAACAAGGCCGGCTATGGCTCGCTCCGTTCTCATGCAACTCAAGAGAGTCCTTTCTGGTTTGGGCGCCACCTCTCTATTTGTGTCCCAGGTCAGCGTCACAGAGAGAGGGTTTGGCGGCCCAGGCGTTGAGCACGCTGTGGACGGCATTGTTAGGCTCGATCTGGACGAAATAGACGGGGAGCTTGTCAGGTCGCTTATCATCTGGAAAATGAGGGGGACGAAACACGACATGAGGAGGAGGCCCTTCGAGATAACAGATAAAGGGGTGGTGGTCTACAGCAACAAAATAGTTAAGTTAAGGGAACCTGCATACAGGATTGAAGAAGGTGGCTCTTATGAGTGA
- a CDS encoding transcriptional regulator has product MSEVPLKPIGKEDVRRLELSLILGTLLRPDVIDAIRNAEDKLTWLDSLVVAAGALARERAGYSVVKIAEELGRTEATIRNHLAAKTEAGKLVKETYERLLQGGGKLEISLPGIASTGEVEALKKKVEELEKKLESVRKALEEVLRLL; this is encoded by the coding sequence ATGAGTGAAGTCCCCCTTAAGCCCATCGGTAAGGAGGACGTGAGGAGGCTAGAGCTTTCACTCATTTTGGGGACACTGCTCAGGCCAGACGTTATCGACGCAATAAGGAACGCTGAAGATAAGCTAACTTGGCTCGACAGCCTTGTCGTGGCAGCCGGTGCTCTGGCCCGCGAGAGAGCGGGTTACTCTGTCGTGAAGATTGCCGAAGAGCTCGGCAGGACTGAGGCTACGATAAGAAACCACTTGGCGGCTAAGACTGAGGCTGGCAAGCTAGTAAAGGAAACCTATGAGAGACTACTCCAGGGCGGCGGTAAGCTCGAGATATCGCTCCCAGGCATCGCCTCGACGGGCGAAGTCGAGGCACTTAAGAAGAAGGTTGAAGAACTCGAGAAAAAGCTTGAGAGCGTCAGGAAAGCCCTTGAAGAAGTTCTCCGTTTGCTCTAA